TATGAGCCGATGGTAGCAAGCGGCGAGATCCCGACATTTAGcggtggcaaatcgtgcgtgttgtGTGGTTATCGtatcgacacgataacaacaaacacgaacacgacccgttaagaaaacctcaaacacaAACATGACCCCCTACCCTCAGatacgaacacgacacgaacacatTAACGACATGAAccacttcgggtcaacacaacacgataacaacacatatatgatacgacacaataacgacactataataatacgaaaaatgaaaaatctatTTTCACGCTAATACTAAGTGCTCCATTAGactaaacctaatttaaaattttaaaaaaataataatattataatatataatattatttcttaacgtgTAACACAAACGCGACACGAAACTttcgtgttgttatcgtgtcgaaaCGATGaggacacgaacccaataagctttGACACATGCCTATTTTCGTGCGGGTTCGTGTCGTATTATCAtatcgtgtcaaaaattgtcagtCCTACTGGTAGCATTGGACAAAATGTCTGGACACACCACGAACTTGCATTTGTTTACAAATGGGAATTTGGTCGTTGAATATACCtatgaaacaatttttttacagTAATTGTTAAAAATTGTATCAAGATAGGGTTTGGTACCTATTAATGATTTCAAAAGAATTAGGAAGACAATATGGAAGCTAAGCTTTCCCGCATTGTTAAGCATGCACTTGAATTTGGTTTGAGAAtgagaaatagagaaaacaAAACAGACGGGTCGTACGACAATTGGCAGCGTGGAGTTGTGGTACTTTGAGGTCACAGATTTTAAATCCTGCCACATGTTGGGAGACTCAACCTTAATCCACAAACCCAATCGAGCACAGGATTAGTCGAATTTCGCTGAAGGCGGATTTAATTCACTTGTAGTCAAACaaaagagaaatagagaaaaaagagtTTGTAGCGTGAATGTACCTTTGCGAAAGGTACATgcattaattgaattttgtggGAGAGGAGGCCGAAAGGATAGGATGAGGCGGAGCTaaatttcaattgatttttacAATTCAGGTGTGAGGTGGGTAGTTTGGTCAATTGATAAATATTGAGAgtgaaataatatgaaaaagaagaggaaagataaaggaaaaaaacaaaaatcacttATTTCGAAAAATTCGCATGGCTCGATCTCATCTTCTGAAAGGTTAACGaatttaatctaaaatatgGAAAGGTCAGCGAATCGATACTCATATTCTGAAATCTCTACCTTTTAAAAGTAGACCAATTCTATTTAAAGAAACTTActtctcattctccactaacaatactctaatcacttcatatttttatctctcttttattttaccaattgtgcactATAACTCGTACCGTTTAAAATATGTCTATTTTtagggactgagggagtaatGCTCATTGGTCATTGAACAACAAATCACCATTCGACAAAAACTTTGAGTAGAGTGGTACATATGATGGTGATTTGAAGGTATTTCCAATTATCTTATAACTTGCATCTCAATAGTTGTccatctttaaaattttagcaatATTTATAGGATATGATGTATCGTTATAAACATAGTCGATCCTCTAAAATACATAAATGATATcccatatataataaatacgaaCTTATGCTCGGGACAAATCTAAGAGATGCACAATAAGTTACAATCTATCCTTAATAAGCTATGATTTGCTCTATAGCCTCGTTATAATATCATAGGAGATTAtgtattttcattattatatcATCTTGATCATAGTACATATGAAGATATGTCCGCTCAAATCAAGAACGAAAAGCTTTTTCTACACATGGCACAAAAGCTCAATCATTTTAGACATATATAATGTGATGTATTTGGATTGAATACTGaagaaatagtgaaaaaaatctctaaaagtaaaaaatcgttcctaatgaaatatttaataattgaacaaattattataaaatctcCAGAAATACAAAAATGTTCCTAATGAATACGTAATGATTGAACATTGTGAAGCCCCAATGTTTCGAGCGAAAAAGATCTTCGGGTATAAAGAATGATGCTaggaaaagtagaaaagaCATATTGTGAAAGAAAATCACACAGTGCATAAGCTTCAGTGTTTTTAGAGTAGATAAATAACATATGTTCACTAAAGAACAACAAGTCGCCATTTGCCAAAACTGTGAGCGGAGTGATAAGTGTGAGCGGAGTGATAACTTGAGTGGCATGTAATGGTAATTTGAAGTCATATTCCATTATCCAAGAACTTGGATCTCCATAGTTGTCCATCTTCCAAACTTTTGTACGTCCAATATGCATTGCCTCGCATATACATAGTCGATCCTTTAAAATGCATAGTTGATATTGACATAATACATACGAAAACCACACTTTAGGAATAACCATGGAAATGGGTAGAATCGTAAGAGGAAAACTGGTAAAGAGCTCtgtttcaagatcaaagcagcaaatcaaaaaattattctcaAGGTCACATGCAAGCCAGTGaatatttccgttaaaaaataTAGCATAATCAAGTGACGGTCTATATGTAATATTTAGCGTTCGAGGCAACTTAATTGCCGCTGGTGCTGGGATCCTTCTCCATGAACATTCTCCTTCTAGAGTGCACACATGACAAAACCTAGATTCATCGACacataaaatcttatattGTCCACTTAATTTGCTCACCCCAAATCCAAATAGACACCTACGTGCAGGTAGAGGAGGAAGCTCAATATATTCACGAGTCATTGGATTGACTACGAAGAGAATATCATTATTATCATCCAATCCATCccataacaaaagaaaaccaTCAACTGAACTAAGTACAAACCGATGGTGTACAAACCGATGGtgaggagttgaagaagaggGCAAGTCGAATTGAAAAAGTGGTCGGCCGTCCTCATCAGCCACTGCATACCCCTTCTTGTCTCGACGAACGAAAGCCATGAATTGTTTCGTAAGCAGACCATCCCCTTCTATTAGATCATGCAATGACTTACAAACGCCCGACACCTCATAATGCATCTGTTCGGGAGTCTCGAAAGGATCTCTCTCCATATTTCTTGCGGTATCCATATTTCTTGCGAATCACGTGCCTCCTTACTACGGAGGCTTATAAAAAGTAAGATTAAATTAGGGATAGAAACTAAGATAGGTACGATGAAATCACGTGTCTCCATATCACGGCGGCTTATGAAAAGTAAGAACAAATTAGGGATAGAAACTAAGATGATAATAATCTTTTGGTACATATTTATACTATAGGATTTGGGAGATATTCCTATGACTATATCAAATCCAAAAGTTCGTATTCAGTTAGGGATGTACCTTATCGGTTTCCTACTTTGAtgcaatttcaaaatatgaatattgttAGATCAAGTGTTATATTATGTCGACAATATAGGAGGTCAAATTTGAACAAgtcatttataaataatttaaattttttgtactaAGGtgatttcataaatttagAGACCCAAAGAaaagttatattaaaaaatttacgcATATACATTATgtcaaatttagaaaataaaataaaatcgtactactattttttttatcaaaattaatgcgaataaaaaaaaaaggcatacTAACAAGACATCACGCCAAAGTATATATTGTGATACATTTGGATTGAATCTTAAACAAATAGTACAATAATCAATAAACTAGTAAAAAGTAGTATTAGTTTCTAAATAAACAAACTTACAAAAATCTACAAAGGTGCAAAAATATTCCTAATAAAAACacaatgagttaacattctgAATTCCCAATGttttgagtgaaaaaaagCTTGGGTGTATGGTGCTAGGAAAGTAATAATAGGGATATTGTTGAAGAAAACCACGCACTGACGCACATCATATGCCTCAGTGTTTCTAAAGTAGATCTAGTTGTAACGGTCTAAATGTAACGGTCTAAATGTAACTGGGTCCCACGGTGGCATTGTTGTAGGCAATCTAGTTGTCAGTCAGTGGTGCTGGGATCCTTCTCCACGAAGATTCTCCTCCAAGGGTGTACACATGAGAAAACCTAGATTTATCgacacataaaattttatactgtCCACTTAATTTGCTCACTTCGAATCCATATAGACACCCACATGTAGGTAGAGGAGGAAGCTCAGCATATTCACAAGTCATTGGGTTAACTACGGAAAGAATATCACGATTTTCATCCAGTCCATCCCACAGCAAAAGCATACCATCAACTGAACTAATTACCAAACGATGGTGAGAAGTTGAATACGGGGGCAAGTAGAATTGGAAGAGTGGCTGGCTGTCCTCATCAGCGACCGCATACCCCATCATGTAATTCATTAACGAACGCCATGAATTGTTTTGCAAGGAGACAATCATCTTCAATTAGATCGCGCCATGACTTACAAACGCACCTACACCTCATAAGGCAGCTGATCGGGAGTCTTGTAAGGATATCTTTCCATATATCTTGCGGTATCCATAGTTCTTGCAAATCATTTTTCTTGCATGTTTTGTAAGAATCTCCCTCCATATTGTTTTGACGGCGGCTtatgaaaagtaaaaattaattagggatAGCAACATGATAATAACTCTTTTCGTATATATTATGGATTTGGGAGATATTCCTATATCAAATCCTAATCAACAtcgaaataaattaaaacttactATATAATTAAGGGAGACAAAATTCACATCAAATCCTAACAATATAAGGAGAAGAATGCcgcgaagaagaaaatttgggTCGGGTCGGGTCAGGTCGGGTTAATGGGTAGTGTTTATCAGCATATTCTTTTTGCATAAACTACTCTTAAACAGGTAGAGATATTATTCAAGACTACCACAATTTAAatgattttctaaatttattaaatttatatcaaGTTTTGTAAAAAGTACTAATATCCACGTGTATagaaaaatttcatcacatataAATAGAGACAAattctaattataaaataagattattaatccatatatatagtataatatttccattaaaaataatgtctCATTTTGCTAATTTGGCTACAACCTTAATTTTTtggtttccatttttaataacCGAGGCACACACTCTTCTAAATCATCTAACTCactttcaattataaaatcaatatgtaaaaataaaatcaatatgtAAAAATGAGAATCACATTCCACAGGCTACTTCTATCTACTTTTATCtgtttttcataaaaaatcaaacaatttttaaaactcgttccaagtcaaaatgaaataaaatggtggacgaagggaatataattttgaagaaatagttggttataaaagtaaatataggTGAACAATTTATCCATcagaattataaaattgaaccgaataaaatcaaaatattgaagGACATacaaattttggatttttggatGAGATCAGTTCGGATTTTCGGATCAGATCAGTATCGATTTAGGCAAAAATCGATCCGAAACTCGAAAGTTCATCCCTAGAAATACAAAGCTAACTAGGCGCCAATTCAACTAGCTCTTGAATCTTGATCACAAATGGACAAATTAGCAAAGCCAGATCACATTTCTGGATTACATCCtaaatcttatttataatGTCTCATTTCCAACATGATTCTCTTCCAAACTTCAAGAAATCATGTCCTCTCAACATGGCCCTTAGCCTTGGACGATCCCATCTCCATATCGTTGTGAGTCGAGAACCGGGAGTTCTCGTTCCTCTCGCCCTGCCCCCATATGGCATAAGCGTCCTCCCCGTGCGCTGCCTGGTCCCCGATCTCCATATCCTCCTCCGTCATCCTCAGAGGCACGATGAGCTTCACCACAATGCATATCAAGCTCGTTGTCACAATGTTGACACCAACCACAAAGGCTACGCCCACGAGCTGAAGCCCTATCTGCCTGAATCCGTGGCGGTACGCCCCCATCTGAATGCCGTAGAACAGGCCAACGTATCGGTTGTACTTCCCATAGAACAGATAGCAGAGCCTCGGGTTGGCAAAGAGGCCGGTGAGGACCCCTCCGAGGCTCCCGGCCACTGCATGCGTGTGGAATACGGCCATGGTGTCATCGACCTTCTGGAGGAGCTCGGACTTCTTGTGCACAACCATCATCGTGAACCAAGGGATCGAGCCGGAGCATAGCCCCATTATGATGGCAGCCCAACCCTGTACAACTCCTACATAAAAATCACACACTTTTACCATTATTTCGACTTCACTTTTGAAACTTTGTGCATTAAACGACGTCGTTCACTCAAAAACACCAACCACACAATGCAGATTGAACACAACCATATTTCAAGctcaaataagatataaaTCACACAGTTATACACATTTTGCAATTTAAGTTCACTTTTGAACCTTTGTGTATAAATATCCAATCTTTTTAACTATTCCAAAGTGAACTAATTGACCAGAAAGACAACACAATCGCTAGTTGTCGTTCACTGTGTAATTATTACCATATCCCAAAGTATTTCGCTTTTCAGTTAAACTCACAAGCAACAATATTGTTCCAGTCCAATCCGATGCTCATGTCATCTTCCTGATCGATTTTAGTCCAACCAGTATCAATATCGTTTTCCAACCATCAAAACAAATTGAGGAAGCCACACTAGCAAGATATGAGTTTAAGTTCTTGAATTATTCCGCAATCACTCCTTTCAGAAAAACAGTGTAAACTGAGGAAAAACCTGCTGCAGGGGTGATGCAGACAAGGCCGGTGATCATGCCCTGAACCGCCCCAATCACTGAAGGCTTCCCGAAAAAGATGATATCAAGCAAAAGCCAAGTCAACAAGCTCGTAGCCGTGCACACATGAGTGTTGATAATAGCCAGAGACGCGTCAATGCTGGCAGCGTAAGGGTCACCTCCATTGAATCCCGTCCACCCCATCCACAGCAATCCGGCCCCGGCCAGCATCAGCAGAATATTGTTAGGCGGAAACCTCTCCCTATCCTTCGTCAAGCGAGGGCCGACctacaacaaacaaaaaacaccACCAAAATCACCATGAAACACACTACTAAAAAAATCTCTATT
The genomic region above belongs to Salvia hispanica cultivar TCC Black 2014 chromosome 3, UniMelb_Shisp_WGS_1.0, whole genome shotgun sequence and contains:
- the LOC125212593 gene encoding ammonium transporter 2 member 5-like, with translation MTNWTAILPSNLLPDDANPEWLSKGDNAWQLTAATLVGLQSVPGLIILYGGAVKKKWAVNSAFMALYAFACVLVCWVCWGYRLSFGDQLVPIWGKINVAFTQQYLFERAFMGYLPNATMVYFQFVFAAITLILIAGAVLGRMNFYAWMLFVPLWLTFSYTIGAYTIWSLNGWLSSAGMIDYSGGYVIHLSSGVAGFTAAFWVGPRLTKDRERFPPNNILLMLAGAGLLWMGWTGFNGGDPYAASIDASLAIINTHVCTATSLLTWLLLDIIFFGKPSVIGAVQGMITGLVCITPAAGVVQGWAAIIMGLCSGSIPWFTMMVVHKKSELLQKVDDTMAVFHTHAVAGSLGGVLTGLFANPRLCYLFYGKYNRYVGLFYGIQMGAYRHGFRQIGLQLVGVAFVVGVNIVTTSLICIVVKLIVPLRMTEEDMEIGDQAAHGEDAYAIWGQGERNENSRFSTHNDMEMGSSKAKGHVERT